In one Cervus elaphus chromosome 9, mCerEla1.1, whole genome shotgun sequence genomic region, the following are encoded:
- the LOC122699942 gene encoding transmembrane emp24 domain-containing protein 9-like, translated as MEKYQPSPQWINLFVFVKDPENKNLLARQYGPRGSFTFTSQSPGEHQVCLHLKSIRFALFYDGKLAIHLDMQLGEHTNDYMELEANDKLTLLHLRIQQLVEQVEKIQKEQEYQRWREERFRQTSESTNQRVLWWSILQTLILVATSIWQMQHLKSFFKAKKLV; from the exons ATGGAAAAGTACCAGCCCTCTCCACAGTGGATCAATTTGTTCGTGTTTGTGAAGGACCCTGAGAACAAG AATCTGCTGGCCCGCCAATATGGCCCTCGGGGCAGCTTCACCTTCACCTCCCAGTCTCCAGGAGAGCACCAGGTCTGCCTTCACCTCAAGTCCATCCGGTTCGCCCTCTTCTATGATGGTAAACTG GCCATTCACTTGGACATGCAGTTGGGTGAACACACCAATGATTATATGGAACTTGAGGCCAATGACAAGCTGACCCTGCTGCATCTGCGGATACAGCAGCTGGTGGAGCAGGTTGAGAAGATCCAGAAGGAACAGGAATACCAGAGG TGGCGAGAGGAGCGCTTCCGGCAGACCAGTGAGAGCACCAATCAGAGGGTGCTGTGGTGGTCCATCCTGCAGACCCTCATCCTTGTGGCCACCAGCATCTGGCAGATGCAGCACCTCAAGAGCTTCTTTAAAGCCAAGAAATTGGTGTAG